A region of Pseudomonas putida DNA encodes the following proteins:
- the tatA gene encoding twin-arginine translocase TatA/TatE family subunit: MGGIGIWQLVIVLMIVFLLFGTKRLKGLGSDVGEAIQGFRKSMGGDNDASSPGPAHVQQQAPLAGQATPPDRQA; this comes from the coding sequence ATGGGTGGCATTGGAATCTGGCAACTGGTGATCGTATTGATGATCGTATTCCTGCTGTTTGGTACCAAGCGCCTCAAGGGCCTGGGCAGCGATGTGGGCGAGGCGATCCAGGGGTTTCGCAAGTCCATGGGCGGTGACAACGACGCCAGCTCGCCCGGCCCGGCTCACGTACAACAGCAGGCACCGCTGGCCGGCCAGGCTACGCCACCGGACCGTCAGGCCTGA
- the gspK gene encoding type II secretion system minor pseudopilin GspK — translation MGGKRQQGAALLMVMVVLAMLAAGMAWLVEDGRRQVDEVRLLQQRVQVRAMEQAGLAYAEQALRDPAWRLSPLFWQALRGQPLDYDFGAGQAQLRVRDQHTCFNVNALLGADGERAERQLRRLLGDDMAAERLVDALADWLDTDSDTRLQGAESAQYLRQQPARLAANQPMLDTSELNLLLEPDATRQARYPMLCALPQTTGWRLNANALGLEHLPMLEALYEGRYPRALLSRIVSGRPASGYVDAAALRQALGAVDDETFERLSEGLLLNSGHFLLQLSFEEEGRVMRSAFQVEALGVVQWHARVPAQQVRVKSREPILW, via the coding sequence ATGGGCGGTAAACGACAGCAGGGTGCGGCCTTGCTGATGGTGATGGTGGTGTTGGCGATGCTCGCGGCAGGCATGGCCTGGCTGGTGGAGGATGGCCGGCGTCAGGTCGATGAAGTGCGCCTGTTGCAGCAGCGGGTGCAGGTCAGGGCCATGGAGCAGGCCGGCTTGGCTTATGCCGAACAGGCGCTGCGCGACCCGGCCTGGCGGCTTAGCCCGTTGTTCTGGCAGGCCTTGCGCGGGCAACCGTTGGACTACGATTTTGGCGCAGGCCAGGCGCAACTGCGGGTGCGCGACCAGCACACGTGCTTCAACGTCAACGCCTTGCTCGGGGCTGATGGCGAGCGCGCCGAGCGCCAGCTGCGCCGCCTGTTGGGCGACGACATGGCGGCAGAGCGCCTGGTCGATGCCCTGGCCGATTGGCTCGACACTGACAGCGATACCCGCCTGCAAGGGGCCGAAAGTGCCCAGTACCTGCGCCAGCAACCAGCGCGCCTGGCGGCTAACCAACCGATGCTCGACACCAGCGAGCTGAACCTGCTGCTGGAGCCGGATGCCACGCGTCAGGCCCGCTACCCGATGCTGTGCGCCCTGCCGCAAACAACCGGCTGGCGCTTGAACGCCAATGCCTTGGGGCTGGAGCATCTGCCCATGCTCGAGGCGTTGTACGAGGGGCGCTACCCACGTGCGCTGCTCAGCCGCATCGTCAGTGGCCGGCCGGCGTCGGGGTATGTGGATGCCGCAGCGCTGCGCCAGGCGTTGGGGGCGGTGGATGATGAGACGTTCGAACGGTTGAGCGAAGGATTGCTGCTCAACAGTGGGCATTTTCTGTTGCAGCTGTCGTTCGAGGAAGAGGGGCGGGTGATGCGCAGCGCGTTTCAGGTCGAGGCGCTGGGGGTGGTGCAGTGGCATGCGCGGGTGCCGGCGCAGCAGGTGCGGGTGAAGAGTCGTGAGCCGATACTCTGGTAA
- the tadA gene encoding tRNA adenosine(34) deaminase TadA: protein MRPQIIDRSRDQEFMRLALALAAEGAAMGEVPVGAVLVQHGQVIGQGFNRPIFDSDPSAHAEMVAIRAAAKAASNYRLPGSTLYVTLEPCSMCAGLIVHSRVARVVYGALEPKAGIVQSQGQFFGQAFLNHRVMVEGGVLAEECGQILSDFFKARRAKG from the coding sequence ATGCGCCCGCAGATCATCGATCGCAGCCGCGATCAGGAATTCATGCGCCTGGCCCTGGCACTGGCCGCCGAGGGTGCGGCCATGGGCGAGGTGCCGGTGGGGGCGGTGCTGGTGCAGCATGGCCAGGTGATCGGGCAGGGGTTCAACCGGCCGATTTTCGACAGCGACCCCAGTGCCCATGCCGAAATGGTCGCCATCCGGGCTGCGGCCAAGGCAGCGAGCAATTATCGGCTGCCGGGCAGCACCCTGTACGTGACCCTGGAACCGTGCAGCATGTGCGCGGGGTTGATCGTACATTCGCGGGTGGCGCGGGTGGTGTATGGGGCGCTGGAGCCCAAGGCGGGGATTGTGCAGAGCCAGGGGCAGTTCTTTGGCCAGGCTTTTTTGAATCATCGGGTGATGGTGGAGGGCGGGGTGCTGGCCGAGGAGTGCGGGCAGATCCTCAGTGACTTTTTCAAGGCTCGGCGGGCCAAGGGTTAG
- the tatC gene encoding twin-arginine translocase subunit TatC, which produces MSLAMDPAAGMPLTEHLRELRKRLVRCLGLIALVFAGLFPFAQTLYTLISEPLRRFLPEGASMIATSVTSPFLTPFKLTAMCALFVAMPLLLHQAWGFLAPGLYRRERRIALPLLVSSILLFYAGMAFAFFLVFPMMFGFFASVTPDGVAMMTDISQYLDFIMALFLAFGLAFEIPVATFIVVWVGLADVATLRRSRPYVIVGCFVVGMILTPPDVFSQTMLAVPMWVLFEVGLLACGGLKRPEPGKEMVTGV; this is translated from the coding sequence ATGAGCCTTGCCATGGACCCTGCGGCGGGCATGCCGCTGACCGAGCACCTGCGTGAGCTGCGCAAGCGCCTGGTGCGTTGCCTGGGGTTGATCGCACTGGTTTTCGCCGGCCTGTTCCCCTTCGCCCAGACCCTCTACACACTGATCTCCGAACCCCTGCGCCGCTTCCTGCCGGAAGGCGCCAGCATGATCGCGACCAGTGTCACCTCACCCTTTCTGACACCCTTCAAGCTGACCGCGATGTGCGCGCTGTTTGTCGCCATGCCGCTGTTGTTGCACCAGGCCTGGGGGTTTCTGGCGCCAGGCCTGTATCGCCGCGAACGGCGGATTGCCCTGCCGCTGCTGGTGTCGAGCATCCTGCTGTTTTATGCCGGCATGGCGTTCGCGTTCTTTCTGGTATTCCCGATGATGTTCGGCTTCTTCGCCAGCGTGACGCCCGATGGCGTGGCGATGATGACCGACATCAGCCAGTACCTGGACTTCATCATGGCGCTGTTCCTGGCGTTCGGGCTGGCGTTCGAGATCCCGGTGGCGACGTTCATCGTGGTCTGGGTGGGGTTGGCGGATGTGGCGACACTGCGCCGTAGCCGGCCCTACGTGATCGTCGGGTGCTTTGTGGTGGGGATGATTCTGACGCCACCGGACGTGTTTTCGCAGACGATGCTGGCGGTGCCGATGTGGGTGCTGTTCGAGGTGGGGTTGTTGGCGTGTGGCGGGTTGAAGCGGCCCGAGCCTGGCAAAGAAATGGTGACTGGAGTGTAG
- the tatB gene encoding Sec-independent protein translocase protein TatB — translation MFEVGFSELLLVGIVALLVLGPERLPVAARTLGRGLGQARRAMHGLRTQMEREIELPNLDSAPLQRLEQEIRQGISLAAPSANDAATVAVPRESVS, via the coding sequence ATGTTCGAGGTAGGCTTCAGCGAGTTGCTGCTGGTCGGCATCGTCGCACTGCTGGTGCTGGGCCCCGAGCGGCTGCCGGTAGCGGCACGTACGCTTGGGCGCGGCCTGGGCCAGGCGCGCAGGGCCATGCATGGCCTGCGCACGCAGATGGAGCGGGAGATCGAATTGCCCAACCTCGACAGCGCGCCCTTGCAGCGCCTGGAACAGGAGATTCGTCAGGGCATCAGCCTTGCCGCCCCCTCGGCCAATGACGCGGCAACCGTCGCAGTACCCAGGGAGAGTGTTTCATGA
- the purL gene encoding phosphoribosylformylglycinamidine synthase encodes MLILRGAPALSAFRHGKLLEQLSQKVPAVTGLYAEFAHFADVDGELTADQQQVLGRLLKYGPSVPVQEPTGRLFLVVPRLGTISPWASKASDIAHNCGLQSIQRLERGIAYYVAGNLSEADALAVAAELHDRMTQRVLAQLEQASDLFSHAQPKPMTSVDILGGGRDALAKANVDLGLALAEDEIDYLVAAFQNLARNPNDIELMMFAQANSEHCRHKIFNASWDIDGQAQEKSLFGMIKNTYQMHSEGVLSAYKDNASVIVGNVAGRFFPNPETRQYGAVQEPVHILMKVETHNHPTAIAPFSGASTGSGGEIRDEGATGRGAKPKAGLTGFTVSNLRIPGFEQPWEQAYGKPERIVDALDIMVEGPLGGAAFNNEFGRPALTGYFRTFEQAINTPHGEEVRGYHKPIMLAGGMGNIREEHVQKAEITVGAKLIVLGGPAMLIGLGGGAASSVATGASSADLDFASVQRENPEMERRCQEVIDRCWQLGDKNPIAFIHDVGAGGISNAFPELVNDGGRGGRFELRNVPNDEPGMAPHEIWSNESQERYVLAVSAVDFDRFQAICERERCPFAVVGEATEEPHLTVTDSHFGNTPVDMPLDVLLGKPPRMHRSVTREAELGDEFDPSTLSLADSVKRVLHHPAVASKSFLITIGDRTITGLVARDQMVGPWQVPVADCAVTATSFDVYTGEAMAMGERTPLALLDAPASGRMAIGETLTNLAASRIEKLSDIKLSANWMSAAGHPGEDARLYDTVKAVGMELCPELGITIPVGKDSMSMKTKWSEEGVEKSVTSPMSLIITGFAPVTDIRKTLTPELRMDKGETDLILIDLGRGKNRMGASILAQTHGKLANAAPDVDDAEDLKAFFAVIQGLNADGHLLAYHDRSDGGLMTTVLEMAFAGHCGFDLELDTLTSKPEKVAAILFNEELGAVIQVRQDATPDVLAQFSAAGLGEDCVAVIGQPINNSEVVVRLNGEELFKGDRRLLQRQWAETSYQVQRLRDNAECADQEFDALLEEDNPGLSVKLGFDVNDDIAAPYIKKGVRPQVAILREQGVNGQVEMAAAFDRAGFAAIDVHMSDILAGRVDFEAFKGLVACGGFSYGDVLGAGEGWAKSALFNARARDAFQAFFERTDSFALGVCNGCQMMSNLHELIPGTEFWPHFVRNRSEQFEARVAMVEVQKSNSIFLQGMAGSRMPIAIAHGEGHAEFANEAALLEADVSGCVALRYVDNHGKVTETYPANPNGSPRGITGLTSRDGRVTIMMPHPERMFRAVQNSWRPDEWQEDAALMRMFRNARVWVN; translated from the coding sequence ATGTTGATCCTGCGCGGCGCTCCTGCCCTTTCTGCCTTTCGCCACGGTAAATTACTCGAGCAACTGAGCCAGAAAGTCCCCGCTGTTACTGGTTTGTATGCCGAATTCGCCCACTTCGCCGATGTCGACGGCGAGCTGACCGCCGACCAGCAGCAGGTGCTGGGCCGTCTGCTCAAGTACGGCCCGAGCGTCCCGGTACAGGAGCCGACCGGCCGCCTGTTCCTGGTCGTACCGCGCCTGGGCACCATTTCGCCCTGGGCCAGCAAGGCCAGCGACATCGCCCACAACTGCGGCCTGCAGTCGATCCAGCGCCTGGAGCGCGGCATCGCCTACTACGTTGCCGGTAACCTGAGCGAAGCCGATGCCCTGGCCGTCGCCGCCGAGTTGCACGACCGCATGACCCAGCGCGTGCTGGCCCAGCTGGAACAGGCATCCGACCTGTTCAGCCACGCCCAGCCCAAGCCGATGACCTCGGTCGACATCCTGGGCGGTGGCCGCGATGCGCTGGCCAAGGCCAACGTCGACCTGGGCTTGGCCCTGGCCGAAGACGAGATTGACTACCTGGTCGCCGCTTTCCAGAACCTTGCGCGCAACCCGAACGACATCGAACTGATGATGTTCGCCCAGGCCAACTCCGAGCACTGCCGCCACAAGATCTTCAACGCCAGTTGGGACATCGACGGCCAGGCTCAGGAAAAGAGCCTGTTCGGCATGATCAAGAACACCTACCAGATGCACAGCGAAGGCGTATTGTCGGCTTACAAAGACAACGCCTCGGTGATCGTCGGTAACGTTGCCGGCCGCTTCTTCCCGAACCCTGAGACCCGCCAGTACGGCGCGGTGCAGGAGCCGGTGCACATCCTGATGAAGGTCGAGACGCACAACCACCCGACCGCCATCGCGCCGTTCTCCGGTGCATCTACCGGCTCCGGCGGCGAAATCCGTGACGAAGGCGCCACCGGTCGCGGCGCCAAGCCCAAGGCTGGCCTGACCGGCTTCACCGTGTCCAACCTGCGCATCCCAGGCTTCGAACAGCCGTGGGAGCAGGCATACGGCAAGCCTGAGCGCATCGTCGACGCACTCGACATCATGGTCGAGGGCCCACTGGGTGGTGCTGCGTTCAACAACGAATTCGGTCGCCCGGCACTGACCGGCTACTTCCGTACCTTCGAGCAGGCGATCAACACCCCGCACGGCGAAGAAGTGCGCGGCTACCACAAGCCGATCATGCTCGCAGGCGGCATGGGCAACATCCGTGAAGAGCATGTGCAGAAGGCCGAAATCACCGTCGGCGCCAAGCTGATCGTGCTCGGCGGCCCGGCCATGCTCATCGGCCTGGGTGGCGGTGCGGCTTCGTCGGTCGCCACCGGCGCCAGCTCCGCCGACCTGGACTTCGCGTCGGTACAGCGCGAAAACCCGGAAATGGAGCGCCGTTGCCAAGAGGTCATCGACCGCTGCTGGCAGCTGGGTGACAAGAACCCGATCGCCTTCATCCACGACGTCGGCGCCGGTGGTATCTCCAACGCCTTCCCTGAGCTGGTCAACGACGGTGGCCGCGGTGGCCGCTTCGAACTGCGCAACGTGCCCAACGACGAGCCGGGCATGGCCCCGCACGAAATTTGGAGCAACGAGTCGCAGGAACGTTACGTGCTGGCCGTCAGCGCCGTCGATTTCGACCGCTTCCAGGCCATCTGTGAGCGTGAGCGCTGCCCGTTCGCCGTGGTCGGCGAGGCGACTGAAGAGCCGCACCTGACCGTCACCGACAGTCACTTCGGCAATACGCCGGTGGACATGCCGCTGGACGTGCTGCTGGGCAAGCCGCCGCGCATGCACCGTTCGGTCACCCGTGAAGCCGAGCTTGGCGATGAGTTCGACCCAAGCACCCTGTCGCTGGCCGATTCGGTCAAGCGCGTGCTGCACCACCCTGCGGTGGCCAGCAAGAGCTTCCTGATCACCATCGGCGACCGCACCATCACTGGCCTGGTGGCCCGTGACCAAATGGTCGGCCCATGGCAGGTGCCGGTGGCCGACTGCGCCGTCACCGCCACCAGCTTCGACGTCTACACCGGTGAAGCCATGGCCATGGGTGAGCGCACCCCGTTGGCCCTGCTCGACGCCCCGGCGTCTGGCCGCATGGCCATCGGCGAAACCCTGACTAACCTGGCGGCTTCGCGGATCGAAAAGCTGTCCGACATCAAACTGTCGGCCAACTGGATGTCCGCTGCCGGCCACCCAGGTGAAGATGCCCGCCTGTACGACACGGTCAAGGCCGTGGGCATGGAACTGTGCCCTGAGCTGGGTATCACCATCCCGGTCGGCAAAGACTCGATGTCGATGAAGACCAAGTGGAGTGAAGAGGGCGTCGAGAAGAGCGTGACCTCGCCAATGTCGCTGATCATCACCGGCTTTGCCCCGGTCACCGACATCCGCAAGACGCTCACCCCTGAACTGCGCATGGACAAGGGCGAAACCGACCTGATCCTGATCGACCTGGGCCGCGGCAAGAACCGCATGGGCGCCTCGATCCTGGCACAGACCCACGGCAAGCTGGCCAATGCTGCACCGGACGTCGACGATGCCGAAGACCTCAAGGCCTTCTTCGCCGTGATCCAGGGCCTCAACGCCGACGGCCACCTGCTGGCTTACCACGACCGTTCCGATGGTGGCCTGATGACCACCGTGCTGGAAATGGCCTTCGCCGGCCATTGCGGCTTCGACCTTGAACTGGACACCCTGACCAGCAAGCCAGAAAAAGTCGCCGCCATCCTCTTCAACGAAGAGCTGGGTGCGGTGATCCAGGTTCGCCAAGATGCCACCCCGGACGTACTGGCTCAGTTCAGCGCCGCTGGCCTGGGTGAAGACTGCGTCGCGGTGATCGGCCAGCCGATCAACAACAGCGAAGTGGTCGTGCGCCTGAACGGTGAAGAACTGTTCAAGGGCGACCGTCGCCTGCTGCAACGCCAGTGGGCCGAGACCAGCTACCAGGTTCAGCGCCTGCGTGACAACGCCGAATGCGCCGACCAGGAATTCGACGCGCTGCTCGAAGAAGACAACCCTGGCCTGTCGGTCAAGCTGGGCTTTGACGTCAACGACGACATCGCCGCGCCGTACATCAAGAAAGGCGTGCGCCCGCAAGTGGCGATCCTGCGTGAGCAGGGCGTCAATGGCCAGGTCGAGATGGCTGCCGCCTTCGACCGCGCAGGCTTCGCCGCCATCGACGTGCACATGAGCGACATCCTCGCTGGCCGTGTCGATTTCGAAGCCTTCAAGGGCCTGGTTGCCTGCGGTGGGTTCTCCTACGGTGACGTGCTGGGTGCTGGTGAGGGCTGGGCCAAGTCGGCGCTGTTCAACGCCCGTGCCCGCGATGCCTTCCAGGCCTTCTTCGAGCGTACCGACAGCTTCGCCCTGGGCGTGTGCAACGGTTGCCAGATGATGTCCAACCTGCACGAGCTGATCCCGGGCACCGAGTTCTGGCCGCACTTCGTGCGTAACCGTTCCGAGCAGTTCGAAGCCCGTGTGGCCATGGTCGAGGTGCAGAAGTCCAACTCGATCTTCCTGCAGGGCATGGCCGGTTCGCGCATGCCGATCGCCATCGCCCACGGCGAAGGCCATGCCGAGTTCGCCAACGAAGCGGCACTGCTGGAAGCCGACGTGTCCGGTTGCGTGGCCCTGCGCTACGTCGACAACCACGGCAAGGTCACCGAAACCTACCCGGCCAACCCGAACGGCTCGCCGCGTGGTATCACCGGCCTCACCAGCCGCGACGGCCGCGTGACCATCATGATGCCGCACCCGGAGCGTATGTTCCGCGCTGTGCAGAACTCCTGGCGCCCGGATGAGTGGCAGGAAGATGCCGCGCTGATGCGTATGTTCCGCAACGCGCGGGTTTGGGTGAACTAA
- the mltF gene encoding membrane-bound lytic murein transglycosylase MltF encodes MFAHTALRQRCARWLIATGLFLMLGACVEKPSTLERVKEDGVLRVITRNSPATYFQDRNGETGFEYELVKHFADDLGVKLEIETADNLDQLFDELGKPSGPVLAAAGLVSSERRKTQAKFSHPYLEVTPQVIYRNGRSRPTEAKGLVGKKIMVLQGSSHADQLAALKKQYPGLEYEESDAVEVVDLLRMVDEGQIDLTLVDSNELAMNQVYFPNVRVAFDLGDTRDQRWAVAAGEDNSLLNEVNEFLDKAQKNGTLQRLKDRYYGHVDVLGYVGAYTFAQHLQQRLPKYEKHFKSYAKVEQVDWRLLAAIGYQESMWQPEVTSKTGVRGLMMLTQRTAQAMGVSNRLDPKQSIQGGAKYFMLIKQQLDDSIQEPDRTWFALAAYNVGSGHLEDARTLAKREKLNPNKWLDVKKMLPRLAQKQWYSKTKYGYARGGEPVHFVANIRRYYDILTWVTQPQLEGQMAEGNLHVPGVNKDKPAEQSPPM; translated from the coding sequence ATGTTCGCCCACACTGCTTTGCGCCAGCGCTGCGCCAGATGGCTCATCGCAACCGGACTCTTTCTGATGCTCGGTGCCTGTGTTGAAAAACCCAGCACCCTAGAGCGCGTGAAGGAGGATGGCGTGCTGCGCGTCATCACCCGCAACAGCCCGGCGACCTATTTCCAGGACCGTAACGGCGAAACCGGTTTCGAGTACGAACTGGTCAAGCATTTCGCCGATGATCTCGGCGTGAAGCTGGAGATCGAGACGGCCGACAACCTCGACCAACTGTTCGACGAACTGGGCAAGCCCTCAGGCCCGGTGCTGGCGGCCGCGGGCCTTGTGAGCAGCGAGCGGCGCAAGACCCAGGCAAAATTCTCCCACCCGTACCTGGAAGTCACCCCTCAGGTCATCTACCGCAACGGCCGCTCCCGCCCCACCGAAGCCAAGGGCCTGGTCGGCAAGAAGATCATGGTGCTCCAGGGCAGCAGCCATGCCGACCAACTGGCCGCGCTGAAAAAACAGTACCCGGGCCTGGAATACGAAGAATCCGACGCCGTCGAGGTGGTCGACCTGCTGCGCATGGTCGATGAAGGGCAGATCGACCTGACCCTGGTCGATTCCAACGAATTGGCGATGAACCAGGTGTATTTCCCCAACGTACGGGTCGCCTTCGACCTGGGCGACACCCGCGACCAGCGCTGGGCAGTGGCTGCCGGCGAGGACAACAGCCTGCTCAACGAGGTTAACGAGTTCCTCGACAAAGCGCAGAAGAACGGCACCCTGCAGCGCCTGAAAGACCGCTACTACGGCCATGTCGATGTACTGGGCTACGTCGGCGCCTACACCTTCGCCCAGCACCTGCAGCAGCGCCTGCCCAAGTACGAGAAGCACTTCAAGAGCTACGCCAAGGTTGAACAGGTTGATTGGCGTCTGCTGGCGGCCATCGGCTATCAGGAATCCATGTGGCAGCCGGAAGTCACCTCCAAGACCGGCGTGCGCGGCCTGATGATGCTTACCCAGCGCACCGCGCAGGCCATGGGCGTGTCCAATCGCCTGGACCCGAAACAGAGCATCCAGGGTGGCGCCAAGTACTTCATGCTGATCAAGCAGCAGCTTGACGACAGCATCCAGGAACCCGACCGCACTTGGTTCGCCCTGGCCGCCTACAACGTCGGCAGCGGCCACCTGGAAGACGCCCGCACCCTGGCCAAGCGCGAGAAGCTCAACCCGAACAAGTGGCTGGACGTGAAGAAGATGCTGCCGCGCCTGGCGCAGAAGCAGTGGTACAGCAAGACCAAGTACGGCTATGCCCGCGGTGGTGAGCCGGTGCACTTCGTGGCCAACATCCGCCGTTACTACGACATCCTCACCTGGGTGACCCAGCCGCAGCTCGAAGGCCAGATGGCCGAGGGCAATTTGCATGTACCCGGTGTGAACAAGGACAAGCCGGCGGAGCAGTCGCCGCCGATGTAA
- a CDS encoding NGG1p interacting factor NIF3, translated as MYKLAFFVPASHVDVVKAAVFAAGGGRIGDYDHCAWQTLGQGQFRPLDGSQPFLGQTGQVEVVEEWKVELVVADDLIAQVVAALKQSHPYETPAYEVWPLADF; from the coding sequence GTGTACAAGCTCGCCTTCTTCGTCCCGGCCAGCCACGTCGATGTGGTCAAGGCCGCCGTGTTCGCCGCCGGTGGCGGGCGTATCGGCGACTACGACCACTGCGCCTGGCAAACCCTGGGCCAAGGCCAGTTTCGCCCGTTGGACGGCAGCCAGCCGTTTCTCGGGCAAACCGGCCAGGTCGAGGTGGTCGAGGAATGGAAGGTGGAGCTGGTGGTGGCTGACGACCTGATTGCTCAGGTCGTTGCCGCGCTCAAGCAGAGCCACCCGTATGAAACGCCAGCCTATGAAGTCTGGCCACTGGCTGACTTCTAG